A single region of the Lysinibacillus sp. B2A1 genome encodes:
- the mtgA gene encoding monofunctional biosynthetic peptidoglycan transglycosylase, with the protein MKRKSYQRKQKRAKRTRKTLTLFIAFTSAIVVAFVALRVYVQVAGAPPLTVPKASIFLDENENQIGDHFTNERRYWVSLDEMSPYLKKAVVSVEDKDFYEHSGFDFSRIAGAVLIDLKAGSKVQGASTITQQYARNLYLSHEKSWTRKLNEALYAYRLEVFYDKDEILEGYLNTVYYGHGMYGVEAASRFYFGKSASNLTLAEAAMLTGVPKGPSIYSPIANIEKATNRQHVILKLMADQGAITQDEKTRAESEQLVLKNDSWVATKSVAPYFLDVAWQEASEILKSKNLDISEGGWTIQTTLDPGHQKAAEEAVAKNLPANDLQASFVSMESKTGAVTALVGGRDYATSSFNRVTQAKRQPGSTIKPILYAAALENGYNPLTFLDVGETTFTYDNGRATYAPKNVNGEFATHDMTMAQAIAISDNIYAVKTLEEIGFKTFHDMAGRFNVNIGAKDNLSIALGTVETTLYEMTNAYNILASQGQKTLPTTIISIKNAHGDVIYENKEVSAKSETVLSKENTYILTEMMTGIFDPVFSDYSPATGISIRSRMTHTYAAKSGSTNSDQWLIGFTPSLTAGVWNGYDQGKNLTAKEDTAATKKIWIDFMETVNKGTKNEDFVKPKNVKGVVVDIETGKLATDACPKQRLVYLDAKDVPTEKCTNFDILDTDTWGEFWNMLPFSIFKN; encoded by the coding sequence ATGAAGAGAAAAAGCTATCAACGTAAACAAAAACGTGCGAAGCGTACACGCAAAACATTGACCCTTTTTATCGCCTTTACATCTGCAATTGTCGTAGCATTCGTAGCTCTACGCGTTTATGTGCAAGTGGCTGGAGCTCCCCCTTTAACCGTACCAAAGGCCTCTATTTTCCTAGATGAAAATGAGAATCAAATTGGGGATCACTTTACGAATGAACGACGCTACTGGGTTAGTCTTGATGAAATGTCACCGTACTTAAAAAAAGCAGTCGTCTCTGTTGAGGATAAAGATTTTTATGAACATAGCGGTTTTGATTTTTCACGTATCGCTGGTGCTGTGTTAATCGATCTTAAAGCTGGAAGTAAGGTTCAAGGAGCTAGTACAATTACACAACAATATGCTCGAAATCTATATCTTTCACATGAAAAGTCTTGGACACGAAAATTAAACGAGGCACTTTATGCTTATAGATTAGAAGTTTTTTATGATAAGGATGAAATATTAGAGGGCTACTTAAATACTGTCTATTATGGACATGGTATGTACGGTGTAGAAGCTGCAAGTCGATTTTATTTTGGTAAATCTGCTAGCAATTTAACATTAGCAGAGGCAGCAATGTTAACAGGTGTACCGAAAGGACCAAGTATCTATTCTCCTATTGCTAATATAGAAAAGGCAACAAATCGCCAGCATGTTATTTTAAAACTAATGGCAGATCAAGGCGCTATTACACAAGATGAAAAAACACGTGCGGAAAGTGAACAGCTTGTTCTAAAAAATGATAGCTGGGTAGCAACTAAATCAGTCGCACCATATTTTCTTGATGTAGCATGGCAAGAGGCTAGTGAAATTCTGAAATCAAAAAATCTTGATATTAGTGAAGGCGGTTGGACCATTCAAACAACTTTAGATCCTGGACACCAGAAGGCCGCAGAGGAAGCTGTAGCTAAAAATCTGCCAGCAAATGATTTGCAAGCCTCATTTGTCAGCATGGAGTCTAAAACTGGAGCTGTTACGGCACTAGTTGGAGGGCGTGACTATGCCACAAGCTCATTTAACAGGGTTACACAGGCAAAACGTCAGCCAGGCTCAACTATTAAACCTATTTTATATGCAGCTGCTTTAGAGAATGGCTATAACCCATTAACGTTTTTGGATGTTGGTGAGACAACCTTCACTTATGATAATGGACGAGCAACCTATGCTCCCAAAAATGTAAATGGTGAGTTTGCAACACATGATATGACTATGGCCCAGGCTATCGCAATCTCTGATAATATTTATGCTGTGAAAACATTAGAGGAAATAGGGTTTAAAACATTTCACGATATGGCTGGCCGCTTCAACGTCAACATCGGTGCAAAGGACAATTTATCGATTGCACTTGGAACAGTTGAAACAACTTTATATGAGATGACAAATGCCTATAATATTTTGGCATCACAGGGACAAAAAACATTACCAACTACTATTATTTCAATTAAAAATGCACATGGTGACGTCATATATGAAAATAAAGAGGTAAGTGCTAAATCTGAAACAGTGCTCTCAAAGGAAAATACGTATATTTTAACAGAAATGATGACAGGTATTTTTGATCCTGTCTTTAGTGACTACTCTCCTGCTACTGGAATAAGTATTCGCTCTCGTATGACACATACGTATGCTGCAAAATCAGGCTCTACAAACAGCGATCAATGGCTCATTGGATTTACACCTAGCTTAACTGCTGGAGTCTGGAATGGCTATGATCAGGGCAAAAATCTAACGGCAAAAGAAGATACTGCTGCTACAAAGAAAATATGGATTGATTTTATGGAGACTGTTAATAAAGGTACAAAGAACGAGGATTTCGTAAAACCTAAAAACGTTAAAGGTGTAGTGGTCGATATTGAGACTGGTAAGCTCGCAACTGATGCATGTCCTAAACAGCGTCTTGTATATTTAGATGCAAAGGATGTACCTACTGAAAAATGCACAAATTTCGATATTCTCGATACTGACACATGGGGAGAATTCTGGAATATGCTCCCATTCTCCATTTTTAAAAATTAG